The nucleotide window CGCAACGCGAAGCGCTGGCGCGGGCCGATGCCGTGATCTCGCATGCCGGCGTCAACACCGTGCTCGATGCGATCGAGGCGCGCACGCCGATCCTGGCGCTGCCGGTCGCGTTCGACCACCCGGGTTCGGCGGCGCGGGTGCGCCATGCCGGCATCGGCCTGCTGGCCTCGCCCCGCTTCGCCAGCGCCGCGCACCTGTCCCGGCAATTGCGCCAGCTGCTGGAGGACGACTCGTTCGCTCCCCGGCTGGACGCCCTGGCCGCGAACGTGGCACGCGCGGGCGGTACGCGGCGCGCCGTGGACATCATCGAAACCTCGCTTGGCTTCGGCGGCCTGCAGGCACCGGATCCGCTGCTGGCGCGTTCGGCATGAATCCCTACGACATCATCCTGGCCGGCGGCGGCCTGGCCAACGGCCTGCTGGCCTGGCGCCTGCGCACCCACCGCCCCGAGTTGCGCATCCTGCTGCTCGAGCAGGGAGAAGCGCTGGGCGGCAACCACACGTGGTCGTTCCACGATGGCGATCTGGATGCGGCCCAGCGGGCATGGATCGCGCCGTTGATCAGCGCGAGCTGGCCCGGCTACGACGTGCGCTTCCCCGGCTATTCCCGCGCGCTGGACAGCGGTTATGCCAGCATCGCCTCGGCCGATTTCGCCCGCGTGATCGAGCCCGCGCTGGGCCCTGCCCTGCGGCTCGGTACGCGGATCGAGGAAGTAACGCCGACATCCGTGCGCCTGGCCGGTGGCGAAACGCTGCGGGCAAGCGCCGTGATCGACGGCCGCGGCATGCGCACCAGCGCGCGGCTGGCGCTCGGCTACCAGACCTTCCTCGGGCAGGAAGTGCGGCTGCATGCGCCGCATGGCCTGGCGCATCCCGTGATCATGGATGCCGCCGTGGCCCAGCAGGGCGGCTACCGCTTCGTCTACCTGCTGCCGTTCGGGCCGGACCGGCTGCTGATCGAGGATACCCATTACGTGGACACCGCCGCCTGGGAACCCGAGCGGCTGCGCGCCAACATCGCGGCCTACGCGGCGGCGCACGGCTGGCGCATCGCTGAAGTGCTGCGCGAAGAACATGGCTCGCTGCCGATCGTGCTGGCGGGCGACGTGGACGGCTACTGGAACGATCTGGCCGGCCAGCCCTGCACGGGCTTGCGCGCGGGGCTGTTCCACCCCACCACCGGCTATTCGCTGCCACACGCGGTGCGGCTGGCCGAACGCATCGCGCAGTTGCCGGACTTCGATGCGCCGGCGCTGTTCGCCACGATACGGCACGAGGCGCAGGCGGCATGGCGCGGCCAGCGCTTCTTCCGGCTGCTGAACCGCATGCTGTTCCTGGCCGGCGAACCCGATCGGCGCTGGCGCGTGATGCAGCGTTTCTACACGCTGCCGCCTGGCCTCATCGCCCGGTTCTACGCCGGCCGGCCCACGCTGGCCGACATGGCCCGCGTGTTGACGGGCAAGCCGCCGGTCCCCGTCGGCGCGGCGGTCGATGCCGCCCTGCGCGTCCATCCGAGCCAGATCCATTCCCGCATCAACCGAACCATCAGGACACCCGCATGAACCGATCAAAAACCGCCGTGGTCGTGGGCGCCGGCTTTGGCGGCCTGGCGCTGGCCATCCGCCTGCAGGCCAGCGGCATCCAGACCACGCTGCTGGAAAAGCGCGACAAGCCAGGCGGCCGCGCCTACGTGTACGAAGACCAGGGCTTCGTCTTCGACGCCGGGCCCACCGTGATCACCGATCCTTCCGCCATCGAGGAACTGTTCGCCGCCGCCGGCAGGAAGATGGCCGACTACGTGGAGATGCTGCCGGTGGCGCCGTTCTACCGGCTGTGCTGGGAAGACGGCAGCCAGTTCGACTATGCCAACGACCAGGAAGCGCTGGACCGGCAGATCCACGCCCGCAACCCGGCCGACGTGCAGGGTTATCGACGCTTCCTGGCTTATTCGAAAGCCACCTTCGAAGAGGGTTACATCAAGCTGGGTGCCGTGCCGTTCCTGTCGTTCCGTTCGATGATCCAGGCCGGCCCGCAGCTGGCCAAGCTACAGGCCTGGCGCAGCGTGTACAGCCTGGTGTCGCGCTTCATCCAGGACGAGCACCTGCGCCAGGCCTTCTCGTTCCACTCGCTGCTGGTGGGCGGCAATCCGTTCGCCACGTCGTCGATCTACACGCTGATCCACGCGCTGGAGCGGCAATGGGGCGTGTGGTTCCCGCGCGGCGGCACCGGTGCGCTCGTGAACGGGCTGGTGAAGCTGTTCGAGGATATCGGCGGGCGCATCGAGCTGAATGCGCCGGTGGCGCAGATCGAAACCTCCGGCGCGCGCGCCAGCGGCGTGCGGCTCGAGGATGGCCGCTTCTTCCCCGCCGATGCGGTGGCGTCCAACGCGGACGTGGTCCATACCTACGCCTCGCTGCTCGGCCAGCACCCGCGCGGCCCGGCGCACGCCGATGCGCTGAAGAAGAAGCGCTTCTCCAATTCGCTGTTCGTGCTGTACTTCGGGCTGAACAAGCATCACGCCCAACTGCAGCACCATACCGTGTGCTTCGGCCCGCGCTACAAGGAACTGATCCAGGAGATCTTCGGCGGTTCGGAACTGGCCGACGATTTCTCCCTGTACCTGCACGCGCCGTGCGTCACCGATCCTTCGCTGGCGCCGCCCGGCTGCGGCAGCCACTACGTGCTGGCGCCGGTGCCCCACCTGGGCAACGCGCCGATCGACTGGACGGTGGAAGGGCCACGCTACCGCGACCGCATCTTCGATTACCTCGAGCGGCACTACATGCCGGGCCTGCGCAGCCAGCTGGTCACCAGCCGCATCTTCACGCCGCTCGACTTCCGCGACGAGCTCAATGCCCACGTGGGCTCGGCCTTCTCGCTGGAACCCATCCTCACGCAAAGCGCCTGGTTCCGGCCGCACAACCGCGATGCCGAACTGGCCAACCTGTACCTGGTCGGCGCGGGCACCCACCCGGGCGCCGGCGTGCCGGGCGTGATCGGCTCGGCCAAGGCCACCGCGGGGCTGATGCTGGAAGGAGTGGCGGCATGAGCGCGCGCGACGATGGCGCATTGCTGGACCATGCGACCAACACCATCAACGTGGGTTCGAAGAGCTTTGCCGCCGCGGCGCGGCTGTTCGACCCGGCCACGCGCCGCAGCGTACTGATGCTGTATGCATGGTGCCGGCACTGCGACGACGTGGTCGACGGCCAGGAACTCGGCTTCGGCAGCGCCGCCCCGTCGCCGGAGGAGGCGGCGCGGCAGCTGGCCATGCTGGAAGAACTGACCCAGCGCGCCTGCCAGCGCGAGACGATGCACGACCCGGCGTTCGCCGCGTTCCAGGAAGTGGCGCTGCGCCACGCGATCGAACCGCGCTTCGCCTTCGACCACCTGGCCGGCTTCGCGATGGACGTGCACGGCGAGCGCTACGAATCGCTCGACGATACGCTGCGCTATTGCTACCACGTGGCCGGCGTGGTGGGCCTGATGATGGCGTCGATCATGGGCGTGAAGAGCGAAGCGGTGCTGGACCGCGCCTGCGACCTGGGCCTGGCATTCCAGCTGACCAACATCGCCCGCGATATCGTCGACGATGCGGCGGTCGGCCGTGTCTACGTGCCGGCGCAATGGCTGCGCGAGGCGGGCATTCCCATCGAGGAAATCGCGCTGCCGCGGCATCGCGCCGCGCTGGCGAAGGTGGCGGCCCGGTTGGTCGACCATGCGGAACCGTATTACGACTCGGCAGCCGCCGGCCTCGCGGCACTGCCGCTGCGCTCGGCCTGGGCGATCGCCACGGCGCGCTATGTGTACCGGCAGATCGGCATCGAGGTGAAACGGCGCGGCGCGCGCGCCTGGGATGAACGGGTGGGCACGTCGAAGGCGACCAAGCTGTGGCTGCTGGTGAAGGGCGGCGCGCTGGCGCTCGGCTCCCGCTTCAGCCCCGTTCTCCGGCGGCCGG belongs to Pseudoduganella albidiflava and includes:
- the crtB gene encoding 15-cis-phytoene synthase CrtB — its product is MSARDDGALLDHATNTINVGSKSFAAAARLFDPATRRSVLMLYAWCRHCDDVVDGQELGFGSAAPSPEEAARQLAMLEELTQRACQRETMHDPAFAAFQEVALRHAIEPRFAFDHLAGFAMDVHGERYESLDDTLRYCYHVAGVVGLMMASIMGVKSEAVLDRACDLGLAFQLTNIARDIVDDAAVGRVYVPAQWLREAGIPIEEIALPRHRAALAKVAARLVDHAEPYYDSAAAGLAALPLRSAWAIATARYVYRQIGIEVKRRGARAWDERVGTSKATKLWLLVKGGALALGSRFSPVLRRPAARPAALWQRPRAFAAGLDAARATAA
- a CDS encoding phytoene desaturase; amino-acid sequence: MNRSKTAVVVGAGFGGLALAIRLQASGIQTTLLEKRDKPGGRAYVYEDQGFVFDAGPTVITDPSAIEELFAAAGRKMADYVEMLPVAPFYRLCWEDGSQFDYANDQEALDRQIHARNPADVQGYRRFLAYSKATFEEGYIKLGAVPFLSFRSMIQAGPQLAKLQAWRSVYSLVSRFIQDEHLRQAFSFHSLLVGGNPFATSSIYTLIHALERQWGVWFPRGGTGALVNGLVKLFEDIGGRIELNAPVAQIETSGARASGVRLEDGRFFPADAVASNADVVHTYASLLGQHPRGPAHADALKKKRFSNSLFVLYFGLNKHHAQLQHHTVCFGPRYKELIQEIFGGSELADDFSLYLHAPCVTDPSLAPPGCGSHYVLAPVPHLGNAPIDWTVEGPRYRDRIFDYLERHYMPGLRSQLVTSRIFTPLDFRDELNAHVGSAFSLEPILTQSAWFRPHNRDAELANLYLVGAGTHPGAGVPGVIGSAKATAGLMLEGVAA
- the crtY gene encoding lycopene beta-cyclase CrtY, with translation MNPYDIILAGGGLANGLLAWRLRTHRPELRILLLEQGEALGGNHTWSFHDGDLDAAQRAWIAPLISASWPGYDVRFPGYSRALDSGYASIASADFARVIEPALGPALRLGTRIEEVTPTSVRLAGGETLRASAVIDGRGMRTSARLALGYQTFLGQEVRLHAPHGLAHPVIMDAAVAQQGGYRFVYLLPFGPDRLLIEDTHYVDTAAWEPERLRANIAAYAAAHGWRIAEVLREEHGSLPIVLAGDVDGYWNDLAGQPCTGLRAGLFHPTTGYSLPHAVRLAERIAQLPDFDAPALFATIRHEAQAAWRGQRFFRLLNRMLFLAGEPDRRWRVMQRFYTLPPGLIARFYAGRPTLADMARVLTGKPPVPVGAAVDAALRVHPSQIHSRINRTIRTPA